In Malus sylvestris chromosome 16, drMalSylv7.2, whole genome shotgun sequence, the following are encoded in one genomic region:
- the LOC126608923 gene encoding major strawberry allergen Fra a 1-3-like has translation MGVFTYEFEFTSVIPPARLYNAFVLDADNLIPKIAPQAVKSTEILEGDGGVGTIKKINFGEGSTYSYVKHRIDGVDKDNFVYQYSVIEGDAISETIEKISYETKLVASGSGSVIKSISHYHTKGDVEIKEEHVKAGKEKASHLFKLIENYLLEHHDAYN, from the coding sequence ATGGGTGTTTTCACATACGAATTCGAGTTCACTTCCGTCATCCCCCCTGCTAGGTTGTACAATGCCTTTGTTCTTGATGCTGACAACCTCATCCCTAAAATTGCACCACAGGCAGTGAAGAGCACTGAGATCCTTGAAGGAGATGGTGGAGTTGGAACCATTAAGAAGATCAACTTCGGTGAAGGTAGCACATACAGCTATGTGAAGCACAGAATCGATGGGGTTGACAAGGACAACTTTGTGTACCAGTACAGTGTCATTGAGGGAGATGCAATCTCTGAGACAATTGAGAAAATCTCGTATGAGACTAAGTTGGTGGCTTCCGGCAGCGGTTCCGTTATCAAGAGCATCAGCCACTACCATACCAAGGGTGATGTTGAGATCAAGGAAGAGCATGTCAAGGCTGGCAAAGAGAAGGCCTCACATCTCTTCAAGTTAATTGAGAACTACCTCTTGGAGCACCATGATGCCTACAACTAA